From Staphylothermus hellenicus DSM 12710, a single genomic window includes:
- a CDS encoding nucleotidyltransferase domain-containing protein, producing MEILEELCSRALVIVLFGSRARGDNIPLSDWDLLAIVETGYIELSLVV from the coding sequence TTGGAGATCCTCGAAGAACTATGTAGTAGAGCGCTTGTCATAGTATTATTCGGCTCTAGAGCGCGGGGAGATAATATACCTCTAAGTGACTGGGATCTCTTAGCAATAGTGGAAACCGGATATATAGAGTTGAGCCTTGTAGTATAG
- the cytX gene encoding putative hydroxymethylpyrimidine transporter CytX, whose product MSSYGYSIEPVPRDKRGYGFMENFTIWFGAGISIAEFWAGALLVAEPLSLGLKLSLLAIILGHAVGNLLLSIVGLAGADSGLPTMVLARKPLGLKGSYLPSILNYLQLIGWTAVMLVVGALAMDSVSNTLWGLSLYHVWIIFLGIIVTLWTLVGPEKWGFLEEVAAALLLILSVWLTYVVLTRIDLGSLWAVEESWAGFWVALDLVIAMPVSWAPLIADYARFSKKPSHAFWGSYIGYFISSGLFYFLGALSNLTLKRLDPISIIVVYGLGVPAMLIIIFSTATTTFLDIYSAAITYKNVFSKADARKQIIFVGVLGTVLALIFPIEEYEWFLLLIGGAFVSLTAILVMDYLLDKETYKQPEKILNPGKTMDYSAITIWGIGFIFYMLLAAASLIPGAYIPVFTETGNTLGSSIPTLILISLLYTLIKHPKKH is encoded by the coding sequence TTGTCTTCTTATGGATACTCTATAGAGCCTGTTCCTAGGGATAAGCGGGGATATGGGTTTATGGAGAACTTTACTATATGGTTTGGTGCAGGTATTAGTATTGCTGAGTTTTGGGCTGGTGCACTACTTGTTGCTGAGCCTTTGTCGCTTGGTCTTAAACTATCCTTGTTGGCGATAATTCTTGGTCATGCTGTGGGGAATCTGTTGTTGTCTATTGTTGGTCTTGCCGGTGCAGATTCTGGTTTGCCAACAATGGTGTTGGCTAGGAAGCCTCTTGGTTTGAAAGGCTCATATCTTCCATCAATTCTTAATTATCTACAACTTATTGGATGGACTGCTGTAATGCTTGTTGTAGGAGCTCTTGCAATGGATAGTGTATCGAATACATTATGGGGGCTCAGCTTATACCATGTATGGATAATATTCCTAGGCATAATAGTTACATTATGGACTCTTGTCGGTCCTGAGAAGTGGGGGTTTTTGGAGGAGGTTGCTGCAGCACTGCTTCTCATATTATCTGTATGGCTTACCTATGTAGTATTGACAAGAATAGATCTTGGCTCATTATGGGCTGTGGAGGAGAGTTGGGCTGGTTTCTGGGTAGCATTAGATCTAGTGATAGCTATGCCTGTATCTTGGGCGCCACTTATAGCAGATTATGCTAGATTCTCTAAGAAACCAAGCCATGCATTTTGGGGAAGCTATATAGGATACTTTATATCAAGCGGTTTATTCTATTTCTTAGGAGCCTTATCGAATCTTACGCTGAAACGTCTTGACCCTATATCAATTATTGTTGTTTATGGGTTAGGAGTGCCTGCTATGCTTATAATAATATTTTCAACAGCAACTACAACATTTCTCGACATATATAGTGCGGCGATAACGTATAAGAATGTATTTTCAAAAGCTGATGCTAGGAAACAGATAATATTTGTTGGTGTATTGGGGACAGTGTTAGCATTAATTTTCCCTATAGAAGAATATGAGTGGTTCCTACTACTAATAGGTGGAGCATTCGTAAGCCTTACAGCAATTCTTGTAATGGATTACTTACTGGATAAGGAAACCTATAAGCAGCCAGAAAAGATCCTTAACCCAGGGAAAACAATGGATTACTCAGCAATAACTATATGGGGTATAGGCTTCATATTCTACATGCTCTTAGCAGCAGCATCACTCATACCAGGAGCATACATACCAGTATTCACCGAGACAGGCAACACACTAGGCAGCTCCATACCAACACTCATCCTAATATCACTACTCTACACACTAATAAAACACCCAAAAAAGCATTAA
- a CDS encoding nucleotidyltransferase domain-containing protein, whose amino-acid sequence MSRILRSRVEMARLIREWRMWSRRVAEAAEKVLGECKVYVFGSVAEGRATGGSDVDILIVSKNTPSRARDRWELIARIEEEAGLPLFHPYQIHLVNNEEAKWYYKHIRKKIQINTSHQPQKA is encoded by the coding sequence TTGTCAAGGATCTTAAGGTCACGGGTTGAGATGGCCAGGCTTATACGTGAATGGAGGATGTGGTCTCGTAGGGTAGCTGAGGCTGCTGAGAAGGTCTTGGGTGAGTGTAAAGTATATGTTTTCGGCAGTGTTGCTGAGGGCAGGGCTACTGGTGGCAGTGATGTAGATATACTCATTGTATCCAAGAATACACCATCTAGAGCTAGAGATAGATGGGAGCTTATAGCACGGATCGAGGAAGAAGCTGGACTACCCCTATTCCACCCATACCAAATACATCTTGTAAACAATGAGGAGGCTAAATGGTACTACAAGCACATCCGTAAAAAAATACAAATAAATACATCCCACCAACCACAAAAAGCTTAA
- a CDS encoding type II toxin-antitoxin system CcdA family antitoxin yields the protein MYTSVISIRIPRRVKEELKRLGINYSNEVREYLIKRVREERGKRLIEEIDKLMKSIGLVEDNLSARFTREDRDRDWSVALR from the coding sequence TTGTATACTAGTGTTATCAGTATTAGGATTCCTAGGCGGGTTAAAGAGGAGCTTAAGAGACTTGGAATAAATTATTCCAATGAGGTGCGTGAATACCTTATCAAGCGCGTTAGAGAGGAGCGTGGTAAAAGGCTCATAGAGGAGATTGACAAGCTTATGAAGAGTATAGGTCTTGTAGAAGATAATCTATCAGCACGCTTTACTAGAGAGGATAGGGATAGAGATTGGAGCGTAGCTCTCAGGTAA
- the nagA gene encoding N-acetylglucosamine-6-phosphate deacetylase, producing the protein MGGIILSNARIITPFDEIYSGTVEVENGVIRKVYYGKRSGGENLEGKILVPGFIDIHTHGIRGYDVTLSALEGSVDRVVDALMAMSRAYSVHGVTRFLPTTVTAPHEVLLIAAKGVAETIDSQRDGIEGALIEGLHMEGPYISREKAGAQNPRYIRSPSINELKEYWEASRGKLKTITLAPEVKGALELIQYARSLGIHVSIGHTNATYEEAKAAIYAGANRATHLYNGMRQVHHREPGVVVALLESPQVYLEFICDYIHVSPIMIKYTIRCAGIERIVAVTDSIIATDLPDGTYSLGGLEIIVKDGVSRLRNGALAGSTLTMDKALKNLVKLGIPLKDAVRTLTYNPAIAVGIYNAGAIMPGYTADLVVLDENLKVESVYVRGENIL; encoded by the coding sequence ATGGGAGGAATTATTCTGAGTAATGCGAGGATAATAACACCCTTCGATGAGATATATTCTGGAACTGTGGAGGTGGAGAATGGGGTTATTAGGAAAGTCTATTATGGGAAGAGAAGCGGTGGCGAGAACCTTGAGGGAAAAATACTGGTTCCCGGGTTCATCGATATACATACCCATGGAATTCGCGGATACGATGTTACATTAAGTGCTCTAGAAGGTTCTGTGGATAGAGTTGTGGATGCATTGATGGCGATGAGTAGGGCTTACAGTGTTCATGGAGTAACAAGGTTTCTTCCAACCACTGTGACAGCTCCACATGAAGTCCTCCTCATAGCTGCTAAGGGTGTTGCTGAAACAATAGATTCTCAAAGAGACGGGATCGAGGGAGCATTGATTGAAGGACTCCACATGGAGGGACCATATATTAGCAGGGAGAAGGCGGGGGCGCAGAATCCCAGATATATACGGTCTCCAAGCATTAATGAATTAAAGGAGTATTGGGAAGCATCAAGAGGAAAATTAAAAACTATAACACTCGCACCAGAGGTTAAGGGAGCATTAGAACTTATACAGTATGCTAGGAGTCTAGGAATACATGTTTCCATAGGCCACACCAATGCTACATATGAAGAAGCTAAAGCCGCCATATATGCTGGGGCGAATAGGGCTACCCACCTCTATAATGGGATGAGACAGGTTCATCATCGAGAACCCGGTGTTGTAGTTGCTCTCCTAGAAAGCCCCCAAGTATACTTAGAGTTTATATGTGATTATATCCATGTCTCACCTATTATGATCAAGTATACTATAAGATGCGCTGGTATAGAGAGAATAGTAGCTGTTACTGATTCAATAATTGCTACGGATCTCCCTGATGGAACATATAGTTTGGGGGGATTAGAAATAATTGTTAAGGATGGAGTTAGCAGGCTTAGAAACGGAGCTCTTGCCGGAAGCACCCTCACAATGGATAAAGCATTGAAAAACCTGGTAAAACTAGGGATTCCATTAAAAGATGCGGTGAGAACATTAACATATAATCCAGCAATAGCTGTAGGCATATATAATGCTGGAGCAATAATGCCTGGATACACAGCGGACCTTGTAGTTTTAGATGAGAACTTAAAAGTTGAATCTGTATATGTTCGGGGAGAAAATATATTGTAG
- a CDS encoding NAD-dependent epimerase/dehydratase family protein: MLVTGGAGYIGSVLVRLLLERGYDVVILDRLFFGRDSIRDIEDRVKIVKDDIRWFDPWILEGVDAVFDLAALSNDPSGELDPEKTLEINYRGRVRVANLSKKHGVSKYVLASSCSVYGFQPGILNENSSVNPLTTYAKANYMAEREVIPLGDRKFTVTVLRQATVYGYSYRMRFDLAVNGMVRSLYKYGVIKVMRDGTQWRPFVHVKDTSNAFIKVLESDEELVNREVFNVGSNDQNIQIFELARKIAEACGQEFRYEWYGSPDKRSYRVDFSKIRDRLGYRTRFKIEDGAREVWNALVNGLLDPDDPRTITVKWYKKLLDMHKLIKEVELNGKIL; encoded by the coding sequence GTGCTGGTTACTGGGGGAGCAGGCTATATTGGGTCGGTATTGGTTAGGCTCTTGCTTGAAAGGGGGTATGATGTTGTAATCCTAGATAGATTGTTCTTTGGAAGAGATTCGATAAGGGATATAGAAGATAGAGTTAAGATTGTTAAGGATGATATAAGATGGTTTGATCCATGGATTCTAGAGGGGGTTGATGCGGTATTTGACTTAGCTGCCCTATCCAACGATCCTTCTGGAGAGCTTGATCCCGAGAAAACCCTGGAGATAAATTATAGGGGTAGGGTTCGTGTGGCTAACTTATCGAAGAAGCACGGTGTATCTAAGTATGTTTTGGCAAGTAGTTGTAGTGTGTATGGATTCCAGCCAGGTATTTTGAATGAGAATTCTAGTGTTAATCCGCTAACTACGTATGCTAAGGCAAACTATATGGCGGAAAGAGAGGTTATACCGCTAGGGGATAGGAAGTTCACGGTAACTGTTCTAAGACAGGCTACTGTGTATGGATATAGTTATAGGATGAGGTTTGATCTAGCGGTTAATGGGATGGTGAGGAGTCTATATAAGTATGGAGTGATTAAGGTTATGAGGGACGGCACTCAGTGGAGGCCTTTTGTACATGTGAAGGATACTTCTAATGCCTTCATAAAAGTTTTGGAGTCGGATGAGGAGCTGGTTAATAGGGAAGTATTTAATGTTGGAAGTAATGACCAGAATATTCAGATATTTGAGCTGGCTAGAAAGATTGCTGAGGCATGTGGTCAAGAGTTTAGATATGAGTGGTATGGTAGCCCGGATAAGAGGAGCTATAGAGTGGATTTCAGCAAGATTAGGGATAGACTAGGGTATAGGACGAGATTTAAGATAGAGGATGGTGCGAGAGAGGTTTGGAATGCATTGGTTAACGGGTTATTGGATCCAGATGATCCTAGGACTATAACGGTTAAATGGTACAAGAAACTGCTTGACATGCATAAGCTTATTAAGGAAGTCGAGCTTAATGGCAAGATCCTCTAA
- a CDS encoding HEPN domain-containing protein gives MSHRDEVDLLRSRSLKMLHYAREAVERGDYDLAVFFAEQAAQLYSKSVILELTGEVPRTNSIRQLLYMIGDLVSDRQRMRIIEFVRQYRSLLAGLEDAYIASRYLYRRYGRDEALDLVRIAEMVIKVVKDLKVTG, from the coding sequence TTGTCTCATAGAGATGAAGTAGATCTTTTGAGGAGTAGGAGCCTTAAAATGCTCCACTATGCTAGGGAAGCTGTTGAAAGAGGCGACTATGATCTAGCTGTATTCTTTGCTGAGCAAGCAGCTCAGCTCTACTCTAAATCAGTTATTTTAGAGCTTACTGGTGAGGTTCCTAGAACCAATAGTATTAGGCAGCTCCTATACATGATCGGGGATTTGGTTAGTGATAGGCAGAGGATGAGGATTATAGAGTTTGTGAGGCAGTATAGGAGTTTGCTGGCCGGCCTTGAAGATGCATATATAGCTTCGAGATACCTGTATAGGAGGTATGGTAGGGATGAAGCTTTAGATCTTGTTAGAATAGCTGAAATGGTGATCAAGGTTGTCAAGGATCTTAAGGTCACGGGTTGA
- a CDS encoding MBL fold metallo-hydrolase, whose amino-acid sequence MLSGASVKVVVLIVVVLIIIALLVVLILGPPGLGGQRGQASPTSFTNKSSSPTTISTTNATPPTFLEPVEECNVTIVVDNNPDTNLATAWGLSILVDVPGLRILFDTGPDPDVLRRNMEALGIDPRSIDVVVISHEHGDHVGGLPYIASLNPGIKVYIPSGMNNMVKNNIKELGVNVIEVNKTTIISRGVAIIGELYGPPWEQALAVYVRGKGLAVFVGCSHPGVVNIVKKAISDLGVKAYIVIGGFHMAWAPQDMCQKVVEELISLNIKYIAPIHCSGDTIRSILDQNYHDHYIELHVGSRIKI is encoded by the coding sequence TTGCTTAGTGGGGCCTCCGTGAAGGTTGTAGTATTGATTGTTGTGGTTCTCATTATAATAGCTTTATTAGTGGTATTGATCTTAGGACCTCCGGGTTTGGGGGGCCAGCGGGGACAGGCTTCACCAACCTCGTTCACTAATAAATCATCTTCACCAACCACAATCTCTACCACAAACGCTACTCCGCCAACGTTTCTAGAGCCTGTGGAGGAGTGTAATGTAACCATAGTTGTGGATAATAATCCAGATACTAATCTCGCTACTGCATGGGGTTTAAGCATACTTGTTGATGTACCTGGTTTAAGGATTTTATTCGATACAGGCCCTGATCCAGATGTTCTTAGAAGGAATATGGAGGCTTTAGGAATTGATCCAAGATCAATCGATGTTGTTGTAATATCTCATGAACACGGAGACCATGTTGGCGGTCTCCCCTATATTGCAAGCCTTAATCCAGGTATTAAAGTATACATACCAAGCGGTATGAACAATATGGTTAAGAACAATATTAAGGAGCTAGGTGTAAATGTTATCGAGGTTAATAAGACAACAATTATTAGCAGAGGCGTAGCAATCATTGGCGAGCTATATGGGCCTCCATGGGAACAAGCATTAGCCGTATATGTTAGAGGTAAGGGTTTAGCAGTATTTGTGGGATGCAGCCATCCCGGAGTTGTTAACATAGTTAAGAAGGCCATTAGTGATCTAGGTGTTAAGGCATATATTGTTATCGGGGGCTTCCACATGGCTTGGGCACCGCAGGATATGTGCCAAAAAGTTGTTGAAGAACTAATAAGCCTTAATATAAAATACATAGCCCCCATCCACTGCAGCGGAGACACCATCAGATCCATTCTAGACCAAAACTACCATGATCACTACATAGAACTACACGTAGGCAGCAGAATAAAAATATGA
- a CDS encoding glucose-1-phosphate thymidylyltransferase, translating to MKGVILHGGAGTRLRPFTFTGPKQLIPVANKPVSQYVLEDLTNSGIKDIAIVLGNIYPELVVKYYGDGSRFGCRITYINQGKPLGIAHAVGLAEEFVGNDRFVVYLGDNLLQHGIKKYVKRFEKGDLDALILLKEVEDPRRFGVAEFDENGNLVRLVEKPKIPPSNYALLGVYFFTPVIFDMIKRLKPSWRGEYEITDAIQMLIDNGYKVGYEIVKGWWFDTGKASDILTVNAVILDERVRREIKGDIINSKIEGRVRIGKGTRIIDSVVRGPAVIGEGCVIRNSFIGPYTSIGNNVEISGSSIEYCIILDDAVIKDIDRIEESLIGKKAKVIKSPGNRKFLKLNIGDYSQVKL from the coding sequence GTGAAGGGTGTTATTCTCCATGGTGGTGCTGGGACTAGGCTAAGGCCCTTCACGTTTACCGGGCCTAAACAGCTTATTCCAGTCGCTAATAAGCCTGTTTCACAATACGTTCTAGAGGATCTCACCAACTCTGGGATCAAGGATATCGCCATCGTATTAGGCAACATTTATCCAGAACTTGTAGTCAAATACTATGGTGACGGCTCTAGGTTTGGATGCAGGATAACCTATATTAACCAGGGTAAGCCCTTGGGCATAGCCCATGCAGTAGGGCTTGCAGAAGAGTTTGTCGGCAATGATCGATTCGTTGTTTATTTAGGGGATAACCTACTACAACATGGAATAAAGAAATATGTTAAACGCTTCGAGAAAGGTGATCTGGATGCCTTAATCCTTCTGAAGGAGGTTGAAGATCCAAGGAGGTTTGGAGTAGCGGAGTTTGATGAAAATGGGAATCTGGTTAGGCTTGTTGAAAAGCCTAAGATCCCTCCAAGCAATTATGCTTTGCTTGGAGTCTATTTCTTCACACCAGTCATATTTGATATGATTAAGAGGCTTAAGCCTAGCTGGAGAGGTGAGTATGAGATAACTGATGCCATTCAAATGCTGATAGATAACGGATACAAGGTTGGATACGAGATCGTGAAGGGATGGTGGTTTGACACAGGTAAGGCCAGCGATATACTGACGGTGAACGCGGTCATACTAGATGAACGGGTAAGGAGGGAGATAAAGGGGGACATTATTAATTCTAAGATTGAGGGGAGAGTCCGGATAGGTAAGGGCACAAGGATTATAGATAGTGTGGTCAGGGGTCCAGCAGTAATAGGTGAGGGCTGTGTTATTAGGAACTCGTTTATAGGCCCATATACGAGTATAGGGAATAATGTGGAGATTAGTGGTAGTTCGATAGAGTACTGTATTATACTTGACGATGCCGTCATCAAGGATATTGATAGGATCGAGGAGAGCCTAATAGGTAAGAAGGCCAAGGTTATTAAATCACCGGGCAACAGGAAATTTTTAAAGCTTAATATAGGGGATTATTCACAAGTCAAGCTATAG
- a CDS encoding nucleotidyltransferase domain-containing protein, which yields MPRKTLVDLEIERAGEWRKYFEKTFFYLEKIKSIIKKHDPNARVLLFGSYVRGELRPDSDIDVLIITILGRDSSQRMKLRVEIAREIGDVTPFEIHIVSPEEYEEWYKKFIDEYFEV from the coding sequence ATGCCTAGAAAAACACTAGTTGATCTAGAAATTGAGAGAGCTGGGGAGTGGAGGAAATATTTTGAAAAAACATTTTTCTACTTGGAAAAAATAAAATCAATAATTAAAAAACATGATCCAAATGCTAGAGTGTTATTGTTTGGTAGCTATGTGAGAGGAGAGCTGAGACCTGATAGTGATATAGATGTTCTCATAATAACGATTCTAGGCAGAGATTCTAGTCAGAGAATGAAGCTTAGAGTTGAAATAGCTAGAGAAATAGGTGATGTTACACCTTTTGAAATACATATTGTTTCTCCTGAAGAGTATGAGGAGTGGTATAAGAAGTTTATAGATGAATATTTTGAAGTATAA
- a CDS encoding type II toxin-antitoxin system VapC family toxin has translation MVEKKYVDVNIFVYWLAKHPEYGEKAREWIRRIEHSRRGEYITSALTLYELAVILSGLTGKNLREERLVKTIIDAVTKLPSLEVVALKWEDHVRALELMQKHSLDYEDSLHLATALRSKATKIISNNKDFDKTPIKRIF, from the coding sequence ATGGTGGAGAAGAAGTACGTAGATGTAAATATTTTTGTGTACTGGCTTGCAAAGCATCCCGAGTATGGTGAGAAAGCTAGGGAGTGGATTAGAAGAATTGAGCATAGTAGACGCGGAGAATATATCACTTCAGCACTAACACTATACGAGCTAGCAGTAATATTATCAGGTCTTACAGGGAAAAACCTACGAGAAGAGAGGCTGGTTAAAACAATAATAGACGCAGTAACAAAACTACCAAGCCTAGAAGTAGTAGCCTTAAAATGGGAAGACCATGTTAGAGCACTAGAGCTAATGCAGAAACACAGCCTAGACTATGAAGACTCACTACACCTAGCAACAGCTCTAAGAAGCAAAGCAACAAAAATAATATCAAATAATAAAGACTTCGATAAAACACCCATAAAAAGAATATTCTAA
- a CDS encoding AbrB/MazE/SpoVT family DNA-binding domain-containing protein, which produces MSVVVRVDSKGRIVIPKNIREALGIREKQLLMLRIVDGKIVLEPIGDVADKYYGVVRVEKWPSDLDEFLAGAVREWWRRST; this is translated from the coding sequence GTGAGTGTGGTGGTTAGGGTTGATAGTAAGGGACGAATAGTTATTCCAAAGAATATTCGGGAGGCTCTAGGTATAAGGGAGAAGCAGTTGTTAATGCTAAGGATAGTTGATGGCAAGATAGTATTGGAGCCTATTGGGGATGTCGCGGATAAATATTATGGTGTTGTAAGGGTTGAGAAGTGGCCAAGCGATCTAGACGAGTTCTTAGCTGGGGCTGTCCGGGAATGGTGGAGAAGAAGTACGTAG
- a CDS encoding type II toxin-antitoxin system VapC family toxin: MSSATKKYLLDASAIYPLVLQLREDFLNYSKHFTILDLTVYEVGNVIWKMYRRGMIKNLGVVAKLFQEVLNSMAMQRTMHNIEEILNISIKENLTFYNASYLYIARTLKYKLVTEDHDLQKYPESISINQLLRELGIKPKR; encoded by the coding sequence ATGTCATCCGCAACCAAGAAATATCTTCTAGATGCTTCAGCTATCTACCCACTTGTCTTACAGCTACGCGAAGACTTTCTAAACTATTCTAAACATTTTACTATCTTAGATCTGACAGTTTACGAGGTTGGAAACGTTATCTGGAAAATGTATAGAAGGGGGATGATTAAGAATCTTGGGGTTGTTGCTAAGCTTTTCCAGGAAGTATTAAATAGCATGGCTATGCAAAGAACTATGCATAACATAGAGGAGATACTAAATATATCAATCAAAGAAAACCTCACATTCTACAATGCCTCCTACCTATATATAGCTCGCACCCTAAAATATAAACTAGTAACAGAAGATCATGACCTACAGAAATACCCAGAATCAATAAGCATTAATCAACTACTAAGAGAACTAGGGATCAAGCCAAAACGCTGA
- a CDS encoding HEPN domain-containing protein has product MGNERIHFLKRRALAFLECAEHDYSKKYYDLVLFHVEQFIQLYLKYLLYLRIGDYPKTNSLTRLMKDLIKVYEDCGLKDFYTDNLETLYLLEEAYISSRYIPREYDEEIARRILDFAKNILGVFKCLEKH; this is encoded by the coding sequence ATGGGGAATGAGAGAATTCATTTTCTGAAAAGGAGAGCTTTGGCTTTCCTTGAATGTGCTGAGCATGATTATTCGAAGAAATACTATGATCTAGTATTATTCCATGTAGAGCAATTTATACAATTATATCTTAAATACCTGCTTTATTTAAGGATAGGTGATTATCCTAAAACCAATTCGTTAACGAGGCTTATGAAAGATTTGATTAAAGTGTATGAGGATTGTGGATTAAAAGATTTCTATACGGATAATCTTGAAACCCTATACTTGCTTGAGGAAGCATATATTTCATCAAGGTATATTCCGAGAGAATACGATGAAGAAATAGCTAGGAGAATACTGGATTTTGCAAAGAACATATTAGGTGTCTTTAAATGCCTAGAAAAACACTAG
- a CDS encoding type II toxin-antitoxin system CcdA family antitoxin, with the protein MVLSVRVKRELKEEAERLGIDFRAVVERALEEEIRKIKRLRFKKLVDEALDSMNVSVEVWMRTVKESRAER; encoded by the coding sequence GTGGTTTTATCTGTGCGTGTAAAACGTGAGCTTAAGGAGGAAGCTGAGAGGTTGGGTATTGATTTCAGAGCTGTTGTTGAGAGAGCATTGGAGGAAGAAATACGTAAGATTAAGCGTTTAAGATTTAAAAAACTAGTTGATGAAGCACTAGATTCTATGAATGTATCAGTTGAAGTATGGATGAGAACAGTTAAAGAATCTAGAGCTGAGAGATAA